The genomic stretch AAAGAGGCCGCCGCTACGGATAAACTTATGACGCTCATCTCTGTAAATTTCTTTCGGAAGGAAATTGTTTTCGCCACTGAAATATAGTAATTAAATGCTGCAATTATAATTATTACAGCAACCAGCATGATAAACAAAGCAAGGATATACTTATTATCCGGCAGCAGCAGATAAGGAAGTAGTAACAAGACCACCGTAATAAAATAAGCAGCGCCTGTATACAAGGAGGATTTTAAAGGACTTTCTCCTTCTTCATTCTTAACGGAAAGATATTCAGAGGAAGCCATGGATAATGTTGCAGAAATTCCTGTAATAAGTCCAGCTAAAGTAATTAAGCGATTACTCTGCATTGCAAAAGTCCATCCTGCCAGGCTTCCCGTAAATTCAACCAATGCATCATTAAGTCCCAACACCATAGAACCGGCATATTTAAGCTTTTCTTCATCAATCATGGAAATCAGCTCTGTCTCATGTTCTATTTCATCCTCCATCAGTATTTTAATGTCCGGAATCAGTTCTGTCAGATCCTTTTCCAGTTTTTCTCTGGTACTTCCCTTATATTCCGTAAGAGCATTCTCCATCTTCTTTATTATAAAAGTATACCCCAATAACCTGGCAAGTAAGACATACCAGCTGACAAGAAACATATTGACTTTCACATCACGTTTCGTGTATTGCTTCCATATTTCATAATGCTTCTTCTCTTCCTCTGCAATTTTAAGTAAGGTTTCTTTGTCCTTTTTATCCTTTACAAAAGCTACTATTTTGGTGTACACGTAATATTCCATTTTTTCATCAGCCTGAAATTTCATTATTCTCTTCATCAACTGAATATCGCTCATACGAACTCCCTTCCCATTAATTCATTTTAAATGTGTTATTTGATTTATTTTATTGATTTATCTCTTCACATATCTTTTTGATCTGTCTATTCATTTATCTTTTATATTTATCTTTTTCAATTATCTTTTTTCATTTATCTTTTTCAAGTATCTTTTTCAAGTATCTTTTTCATTAATCTTTTTGGTATCTTAATTTGCAATTATCTGTCTGACAAAGAATTCATAAAATCAAAATACATATTTCATGTTTTATTATCATTTTACACAATTTAATTTTACTCTATTTTAATTCAGTGTCAATAGTAAATTGCATTTTTAAGTAAAAAAAAGAGGTATCGCAAGGCTTATGTCCTGCTGATACCTCTAGTTATAGAAAAGCAAATAAAGTTTAAATAGCTGTTACCTGTATTAATTGAACCTTCCCCATGACCGACCGCTGTTTACTTAAGCTGCTCCTTTGCCGGTTTCCCGCTTCTAAGCTTTGACTGGATCTGATTAATCATATTCAGTGCAAGTCCTCTGGGTGAAAGCTTAATGCCTAACACCAGCAGCTTATTTGCGATTCCCTGAACAGCAACCGGTTTTCCTTTCATCAATGCCTTATAGCCATAAACTGCCACCTCTCTTGCTCCTGCTACTTTAAGGGAATGAAAGAGCCTGGAGTTCATAAGCCCGGCTGAATCTTCAAAATTTGTTGCTGTGGGTCCTGGACAAAGTGCCGTTACAGTTATTCCGCTTGTCTCAAGTTCTTTTGATAAAGCCTGAGAGAAGGACAGTACAGCTGCCTTAGAGGCATAATAAACAGACATATTAGGCCCTGGCAGAAATGATGCGGTAGATGCAAGGTTTAGGATTTTTCCTTCTTTTCTCTCATGCATATCCGGAAGAAACAATCTGGTCATATGCATCAGGGCAGTAACATTAAGCTGTATCATAGCAGCTTGTTTGTCCCAGTCAGAATGGAGGAACTCCATATAATCACCAAAACCTGCGTTATTCACAAGGATATCAATTTTTCTGTCCTTTAATTCGTTATATATTTCTACTGGCGCATCTTTTAGGGTCAGATCCTTTTCCAGTATGGTTATATTTGTCATATACCTTTTCGTTAATTTCTTTCCCAGGTCCATAAGCAGCTCTTTACTTCTTGCAACAAGCACCAGGTCATAGCCTTCTCTGGCAAACAGAATCGTCAATTCCCTTCCGATTCCCTTAGAAGCTCCGGTTATCAATACAGTTTTAGACATATATACCTCTTTCTGCAATAAAATACTATCTTGTTCTTATAATATTACTGCTGTTTACCGATTAACCTTTAAGGTCTCTCCTTCTTCCATAAGCACATGGCCGGATTCGTAAGGTTTCTGATTCACTGTCAGGTATACTTCACTGGCATCATAATAACTTCCAAGGGTATCTGCTACTGCTCTCAGAATATAGGACTCAAAAGCTACGCCTGCATTCATTTCCGTAACAAATTCCCCTGAAAAATCCACATAAACAACACCGTCATCCCCCTTATACAGGCTGTTTATTTTCGTATTTTCACTGATTAAGCCCACATTATCCTTATACTTTGCCCTGAACAGCTCCTGCATCTTAAGTCTTGTAATATCATTTGTCTGAAAGCTTATTGATTTGGATTCTTCTATCTGCTCTTTGTCAATATCAGGGTAGTATACCGTGATATTTTGAACCAAAGGTGTTTCTTTTATTTCCTTAAGTACTGACGTTACAGTCATACTGCTATCCGCACTCGTATATACTCTTTTTAACAAC from Anaerocolumna sp. AGMB13020 encodes the following:
- a CDS encoding SDR family NAD(P)-dependent oxidoreductase; this encodes MSKTVLITGASKGIGRELTILFAREGYDLVLVARSKELLMDLGKKLTKRYMTNITILEKDLTLKDAPVEIYNELKDRKIDILVNNAGFGDYMEFLHSDWDKQAAMIQLNVTALMHMTRLFLPDMHERKEGKILNLASTASFLPGPNMSVYYASKAAVLSFSQALSKELETSGITVTALCPGPTATNFEDSAGLMNSRLFHSLKVAGAREVAVYGYKALMKGKPVAVQGIANKLLVLGIKLSPRGLALNMINQIQSKLRSGKPAKEQLK
- a CDS encoding VIT1/CCC1 transporter family protein, whose translation is MSDIQLMKRIMKFQADEKMEYYVYTKIVAFVKDKKDKETLLKIAEEEKKHYEIWKQYTKRDVKVNMFLVSWYVLLARLLGYTFIIKKMENALTEYKGSTREKLEKDLTELIPDIKILMEDEIEHETELISMIDEEKLKYAGSMVLGLNDALVEFTGSLAGWTFAMQSNRLITLAGLITGISATLSMASSEYLSVKNEEGESPLKSSLYTGAAYFITVVLLLLPYLLLPDNKYILALFIMLVAVIIIIAAFNYYISVAKTISFRKKFTEMSVISLSVAAASFIIGLLVKRFIGIDI